The following coding sequences are from one Salvia hispanica cultivar TCC Black 2014 chromosome 3, UniMelb_Shisp_WGS_1.0, whole genome shotgun sequence window:
- the LOC125213414 gene encoding F-box/kelch-repeat protein At1g22040 has protein sequence MGARLSSNGHKLAHSESIEGLQSEACKRRRTSSFLWDDNPRLIPSLPDEISIQILARLPRISHFNAKLVSRSWKDAVTSGEIYKLRKELGTTEEWLYVLTKTDGNKLIWHALDPVSQIWQRLPLMPNVLADEGMRWGLSGFRLWNMVGSSVIADSIRGLLGRKRSLDQIPFCGCAIGAVDDCLYVLGGFSRALVMNNVWRYNPIINAWSEVTPMSIGRAYCKTGVLNNKLYVVGGVTRGRVTLSPLQSAEVFDPCSGTWSEIPSMPFSKAQVLPTAFLADLLKPIATGMTPYRGKIYVPQSLYCWPFFVDVGGEVYDPETNSWTEMPMGMGEGWPARQAGTKLSVIVDEELYALDPSSSRDSARIKVYDQQDDAWKVIEGDIPIHDLTDSESPYLLAGFLGKLHVITKDRSNNILVMQADRRNIFPSAPPLSSASLGESLRAFSETVSASSENLWRVIASRNAGTTELVSCQILDV, from the coding sequence ATGGGAGCTAGATTGAGTTCCAATGGTCATAAACTGGCCCACAGCGAGAGTATTGAGGGGTTGCAGAGTGAGGCATGTAAGAGACGAAGGACTTCCTCTTTCTTATGGGACGACAATCCCCGACTAATTCCCAGCCTTCCGGATGAGATATCAATTCAGATTCTTGCTAGACTCCCTAgaatttctcatttcaatGCAAAGCTTGTTTCAAGAAGCTGGAAAGATGCTGTAACAAGTGgggaaatttataaattgagaAAAGAACTCGGCACAACAGAGGAGTGGCTCTATGTTTTGACCAAGACTGATGGAAATAAGCTTATCTGGCATGCCCTAGATCCGGTGTCCCAGATATGGCAAAGGTTGCCCCTGATGCCAAACGTCCTTGCTGATGAAGGAATGAGATGGGGTCTTTCTGGCTTCCGGCTGTGGAACATGGTTGGTTCGAGTGTTATTGCAGATTCTATTAGAGGCTTGCTTGGCAGGAAACGCTCATTGGACCAGATTCCGTTTTGTGGATGTGCTATAGGAGCTGTTGATGACTGCCTCTACGTCTTGGGTGGATTCTCCCGAGCTTTGGTCATGAACAACGTCTGGCGTTACAATCCAATTATAAATGCTTGGAGCGAAGTGACTCCCATGTCCATTGGTAGAGCTTACTGCAAGACGGGTGTTTTAAACAACAAGCTTTATGTTGTTGGAGGTGTGACTCGTGGTCGTGTTACATTATCTCCCCTTCAATCTGCTGAGGTATTTGATCCTTGTTCAGGGACATGGTCCGAGATACCTAGCATGCCGTTTTCAAAGGCCCAGGTGCTACCAACAGCCTTCCTCGCTGATCTGCTCAAGCCCATCGCAACTGGAATGACTCCATACCGAGGGAAAATATATGTTCCTCAAAGCTTATACTGCTGGCCGTTCTTTGTTGATGTCGGAGGTGAGGTATACGACCCAGAGACAAATTCATGGACTGAGATGCCCATGGGCATGGGAGAGGGTTGGCCTGCGAGGCAGGCAGGAACCAAATTGAGTGTCATTGTTGACGAGGAATTATACGCGTTGGATCCATCGAGCTCTCGAGATAGCGCTAGAATCAAAGTGTATGATCAACAAGATGATGCCTGGAAAGTAATTGAAGGCGATATACCGATTCACGACCTCACTGATTCCGAATCTCCATATCTGCTTGCTGGTTTTCTGGGAAAGCTGCATGTGATCACCAAAGATAGAAGCAATAACATCTTAGTTATGCAAGCCGATAGGCGAAATATATTTCCTTCTGCACCTCCATTGTCATCAGCTTCTTTAGGTGAGTCCTTACGAGCATTTTCTGAGACCGTGTCGGCCTCATCAGAGAATCTCTGGCGAGTGATCGCCTCGAGGAATGCCGGAACTACAGAGCTGGTTAGCTGCCAGATCCTTGATGTCTAG
- the LOC125214419 gene encoding sulfate transporter 1.3-like, with amino-acid sequence MSRIGDEAGDIASAASSRRHEHYVHKVGKPPKQRLVDEISHTFKETFFHDDPLRPFKDQPKSKMLLLGAQAVFPILEWGRRYKLSMLKGDIIAGLTIASLCIPQDIGYAKLANLDPQYGLYSSFVPPLIYAMMGSSRDIAIGPVAVVSLLLGSMLRAEIDPKLHKDDYERLAFTATFFAGITQFVLGFFRLGFLIDFLSHAAIVGFMGGAAITISLQQLKGLLGIKSARFTKKTDIVSVMRSVWTNANHGWNWQTIVIGVSFLAFLLTAKFIGKKKRKLFWVPAIAPLISVVLSTFFVFITHAEDDGVEIVRHIEKGINPSSLHRIFFSGTYLAKGFKIGAVAGLVALTEAVAIGRTFAAMKDYHLDGNKEMVALGSMNIIGSMTSCYVATGSFSRSAVNYMAGCKTAMSNIVMSMVVLLTLFLITPLFKYTPNAILASIIISAVVGLLDYEAMLLIWKIDKFDFVACMGAFFGVVFIGVEMGLLIAVAISLAKILLQVTRPRIAILGKVPRTSVYRNIQQYPEATKISGLVIVRVDSAIYFSNSNYVRERILRILEDEEEIEKQKIHHLIIDMSPVTDIDTSGIHSMEDLHKALKKRDIELVLANPGQAVLDKLHASDFAEAVGDERIFLGVADAISTLVPKMQP; translated from the exons ATGAGTCGCATCGGAGATGAAGCAGGCGACATTGCGAGCGCCGCCTCCTCCCGCCGCCACGAGCATTACGTGCACAAGGTGGGGAAGCCGCCGAAGCAGCGGTTGGTGGACGAGATAAGCCACACCTTCAAAGAGACATTCTTCCACGACGACCCTCTCCGCCCGTTCAAGGACCAGCCCAAGTCCAAGATGCTCTTGCTCGGGGCCCAGGCCGTTTTCCCTATCCTCGAATGGGGCCGCCGCTACAAGCTCAGCATGCTTAAAGGCGACATCATCGCCGGCCTCACCATCGCCAGTCTCTGCATCCCTCAGGATATCGGATACGCCAAGCTGGCTAATTTGGATCCTCAGTATGGCCTGT ATAGCAGCTTTGTTCCGCCGTTGATTTACGCCATGATGGGGAGCTCCAGGGATATAGCGATTGGCCCGGTGGCGGTGGTGTCTCTCCTGCTCGGGAGTATGCTTCGAGCAGAGATCGACCCCAAGTTGCATAAGGATGACTACGAGCGCCTTGCCTTTACCGCTACCTTTTTCGCTGGAATTACTCAGTTTGTTCTTGGTTTCTTCAG GCTGGGATTCTTGATCGACTTTCTATCGCATGCTGCGATTGTGGGGTTTATGGGGGGCGCGGCCATCACCATCAGCCTTCAGCAGCTCAAGGGTTTGCTCGGTATAAAGTCCGCCCGCTTCACCAAGAAAACCGACATTGTATCTGTCATGCGCTCCGTCTGGACTAATGCAAATCATGGG TGGAACTGGCAGACCATTGTGATAGGGGTTTCATTCTTGGCCTTTCTACTCACTGCCAAGTTTATT ggaaagaagaagaggaaactCTTCTGGGTTCCGGCGATAGCTCCCTTGATCTCAGTCGTCCTCTCCACCTTCTTCGTATTCATCACTCATGCAGAAGATGATGGAGTCGAAATTGTACGACACATCGAGAAAGGCATAAACCCTAGCTCCCTCCACCGAATCTTCTTCTCCGGAACCTACCTTGCGAAAGGATTCAAGATTGGCGCAGTCGCAGGACTTGTCGCACTAACT GAAGCTGTGGCGATCGGGAGGACATTCGCGGCCATGAAGGACTACCACTTGGACGGGAACAAGGAAATGGTGGCGTTAGGATCGATGAACATCATTGGATCGATGACGTCTTGCTATGTGGCGACAGGGTCGTTCTCGCGGTCAGCTGTGAACTACATGGCTGGATGCAAGACCGCCATGTCGAACATAGTGATGTCAATGGTGGTGCTGCTGACTCTGTTCCTGATCACTCCTCTGTTCAAGTACACCCCCAATGCCATCTTGGCCTCCATCATTATCTCGGCCGTCGTTGGCCTCTTGGACTATGAAGCCATGCTCCTCATATGGAAGATCGACAAGTTCGATTTCGTTGCCTGTATGGGAGCTTTCTTTGGGGTGGTCTTCATCGGCGTTGAGATGGGGCTTCTCATTGCGGTCGCCATTTCCTTGGCTAAAATCCTGCTTCAAGTCACTCGGCCGCGTATTGCTATTCTTGGGAAAGTCCCCAGAACTTCAGTTTACCGGAACATCCAGCAGTATCCTGAGGCTACTAAGATTTCTGGTCTTGTTATTGTCCGTGTCGACTCCGCCATCTACTTCTCCAACTCCAATTACGTTCGGGAAAG gATATTGAGGATTCTGGAGGATGAGGAGGAAATAGAAAAGCAGAAGATACATCATTTGATCATTGATATGTCAC CTGTGACAGATATAGACACAAGTGGGATTCATTCCATGGAAGATCTTCACAAGGCTCTGAAAAAGAGAGATATTGAG CTTGTGTTAGCAAATCCGGGGCAGGCAGTGCTGGACAAGCTGCACGCGTCCGACTTTGCTGAGGCAGTCGGAGACGAGAGGATCTTCCTCGGCGTGGCGGATGCTATCTCCACTTTGGTTCCCAAAATGCAGCCTTGA
- the LOC125213415 gene encoding aminotransferase ALD1, chloroplastic-like isoform X2 produces MLKIIVQKFLVIQHWRSFSITIYSLRYLRGKLNMLRSILMPKSSALGLVTLLSHYQMLWLRAWLILSTRTGYRGYGAEQGSKDLRKAIAETFYKDMGIQGAEVFVSDGAQCDISRLQMLFGSNMSIAVQDPIFPAYIDSSVIIGQTGDVEQGSGRYQNIEYMRCDPHNNFFPDLSKTARTDIIFFCSPNNPTGHAASWEQLEQLVKLAQENGSIIVYDSAYAVYITDGSPRSIYEIPGAKKVAIEVSSFSKIAGFTGVRLGWTVVPKELLYSNGFPVINDFNRIVCTCFNGASRIAQAGGLASLSSEGFKAVMSLVDYYKSNAEILLETFESLGLKAYGGVNAPYLWVHFPGSNSWDVFNEILEKTHIITVPGSGFGPAGKEYIRVTAFGHRENILEAADRLRSLLL; encoded by the exons ATG CTAAAGATTATCGTACAAAAGTTTCTCGTAATCCAACATTGGAGAAGCTTCAGTATAACTATCTATTCCCTGAG ATATCTGAGAGGGAAGCTCAACATGCTAAGAAGTATCCTAATGCCAAAATCATCAGCCTTGGGATTGGTGACACTACTGAGCCATTACCAGATGTTGTGGCTTCGAGCATGGCTAAT CCTTTCAACACGTACAGGTTACAGAGGATATGGAGCTGAGCAAGGGAGCAAg GATCTAAGAAAAGCCATAGCAGAGACATTTTACAAAGACATGGGTATACAAGGTGCTGAAGTATTTGTATCCGATGGTGCACAATGTGATATTTCTCGCCTGCAG ATGCTCTTTGGATCAAACATGTCCATTGCCGTTCAAGATCCAATTTTTCCG GCATATATAGATTCAAGCGTCATAATTGGGCAGACGGGCGATGTTGAGCAAGGATCAGGGAGGTATCAGAATATTGAGTACATGAGATGTGATCCCCACAACAATTTCTTCCCCGACCTCTCTAAAACTGCGCGAAcggacatcatcttcttctgcTCCCCGAACAACCCCACAGGCCATGCAGCATCGTGGGAGCAGCTAGAACAGCTCGTGAAATTAGCTCAAGAGAATGGATCGATCATTGTATACGATTCAGCTTATGCTGTTTATATAACAGACGGCAGTCCTCGTTCAATCTACGAAATTCCTGGAGCCAAAAAG GTTGCCATAGAAGTTTCATCATTCTCCAAGATAGCCGGATTCACAGGCGTTCGTCTTGGCTGGACCGTCGTGCCTAAGGAGCTGCTATATTCCAACGGTTTCCCTGTCATCAACGACTTCAATCGTATCGTCTGCACATGCTTCAACGGAGCTTCAAGGATAGCGCAGGCTGGTGGCCTAGCTAGCTTATCCAGTGAAGGATTCAAG GCTGTTATGTCGCTGGTGGACTACTACAAGTCAAATGCAGAGATACTGCTGGAGACGTTCGAATCGCTCGGACTCAAGGCGTACGGAGGAGTAAATGCGCCGTATCTTTGGGTGCACTTCCCTGGCTCAAATTCATGGGATGTGTTCAATGAAATTCTTGAGAAAACACACATTATAACAGTTCCTGGGAGTGGATTTGGCCCAGCAGGGAAGGAGTATATCAGGGTCACTGCTTTTGGTCACAGAGAGAACATTCTCGAAGCTGCAGACAGGCTGAGGAGCCTTCTTCTCTAG
- the LOC125211669 gene encoding non-specific lipid transfer protein GPI-anchored 11, producing MAAMRSTLAATFTVFFLLAAACSAAKSAPAPAVDCSSLVLNMADCLTFVTAGSTAKKPEGTCCSGLKTVLKTDAECLCEAFRNSAQLGVTLNISKALTLPAACHVSAPSVSNCGLSSGAAPALAPSAAPPSNVAETPRGSIGASEVSPAPAPASTHSAASPLAASVSLLVLAAASLALF from the exons ATGGCAGCGATGAGGTCGACATTGGCAGCAACCTTCACCGTCTTCTTCCTCCTAGCGGCGGCATGCTCCGCGGCGAAATcggcgccggcgccggcggtGGACTGCTCGAGCCTGGTGCTGAACATGGCGGACTGCCTGACGTTCGTGACGGCAGGGAGCACCGCGAAGAAGCCGGAGGGAACGTGCTGCTCGGGGCTGAAAACGGTGCTGAAAACCGACGCCGAATGCCTCTGCGAGGCCTTCCGCAACAGCGCGCAGTTGGGGGTTACGCTCAACATCTCCAAAGCCTTGACCCTCCCCGCCGCCTGCCACGTCTCCGCCCCCTCCGTCTCCAACTGCGGCC TAAGCAGCGGTGCCGCACCAG CTCTGGCTCCATCGGCCGCTCCTCCTAGCAATGTAGCCGAGACCCCTCGCGGCAGCATTGGTGCTAGTGAAGTCTCTCCTGCCCCGGCACCAGCCTCTACTCACTCGGCCGCTTCCCCCCTCGCGGCCTCTGTCTCCCTGCTCGTCTTAGCTGCCGCGTCGTTAGCTCTCTTCTAA
- the LOC125213415 gene encoding aminotransferase ALD1, chloroplastic-like isoform X1: protein MYTSFAFSFMPYKTILSPRASITTQDNKNAKDYRTKVSRNPTLEKLQYNYLFPEISEREAQHAKKYPNAKIISLGIGDTTEPLPDVVASSMANYAYSLSTRTGYRGYGAEQGSKDLRKAIAETFYKDMGIQGAEVFVSDGAQCDISRLQMLFGSNMSIAVQDPIFPAYIDSSVIIGQTGDVEQGSGRYQNIEYMRCDPHNNFFPDLSKTARTDIIFFCSPNNPTGHAASWEQLEQLVKLAQENGSIIVYDSAYAVYITDGSPRSIYEIPGAKKVAIEVSSFSKIAGFTGVRLGWTVVPKELLYSNGFPVINDFNRIVCTCFNGASRIAQAGGLASLSSEGFKAVMSLVDYYKSNAEILLETFESLGLKAYGGVNAPYLWVHFPGSNSWDVFNEILEKTHIITVPGSGFGPAGKEYIRVTAFGHRENILEAADRLRSLLL, encoded by the exons ATGTATACGAGTTTTGCTTTTAGTTTCATGCCTTACAAAACCATTTTATCTCCTAGAGCTAG CATCACAACACAAGATAATAAAAATG CTAAAGATTATCGTACAAAAGTTTCTCGTAATCCAACATTGGAGAAGCTTCAGTATAACTATCTATTCCCTGAG ATATCTGAGAGGGAAGCTCAACATGCTAAGAAGTATCCTAATGCCAAAATCATCAGCCTTGGGATTGGTGACACTACTGAGCCATTACCAGATGTTGTGGCTTCGAGCATGGCTAAT taTGCATACAGCCTTTCAACACGTACAGGTTACAGAGGATATGGAGCTGAGCAAGGGAGCAAg GATCTAAGAAAAGCCATAGCAGAGACATTTTACAAAGACATGGGTATACAAGGTGCTGAAGTATTTGTATCCGATGGTGCACAATGTGATATTTCTCGCCTGCAG ATGCTCTTTGGATCAAACATGTCCATTGCCGTTCAAGATCCAATTTTTCCG GCATATATAGATTCAAGCGTCATAATTGGGCAGACGGGCGATGTTGAGCAAGGATCAGGGAGGTATCAGAATATTGAGTACATGAGATGTGATCCCCACAACAATTTCTTCCCCGACCTCTCTAAAACTGCGCGAAcggacatcatcttcttctgcTCCCCGAACAACCCCACAGGCCATGCAGCATCGTGGGAGCAGCTAGAACAGCTCGTGAAATTAGCTCAAGAGAATGGATCGATCATTGTATACGATTCAGCTTATGCTGTTTATATAACAGACGGCAGTCCTCGTTCAATCTACGAAATTCCTGGAGCCAAAAAG GTTGCCATAGAAGTTTCATCATTCTCCAAGATAGCCGGATTCACAGGCGTTCGTCTTGGCTGGACCGTCGTGCCTAAGGAGCTGCTATATTCCAACGGTTTCCCTGTCATCAACGACTTCAATCGTATCGTCTGCACATGCTTCAACGGAGCTTCAAGGATAGCGCAGGCTGGTGGCCTAGCTAGCTTATCCAGTGAAGGATTCAAG GCTGTTATGTCGCTGGTGGACTACTACAAGTCAAATGCAGAGATACTGCTGGAGACGTTCGAATCGCTCGGACTCAAGGCGTACGGAGGAGTAAATGCGCCGTATCTTTGGGTGCACTTCCCTGGCTCAAATTCATGGGATGTGTTCAATGAAATTCTTGAGAAAACACACATTATAACAGTTCCTGGGAGTGGATTTGGCCCAGCAGGGAAGGAGTATATCAGGGTCACTGCTTTTGGTCACAGAGAGAACATTCTCGAAGCTGCAGACAGGCTGAGGAGCCTTCTTCTCTAG